A genomic stretch from Serratia entomophila includes:
- a CDS encoding tetratricopeptide repeat protein, with amino-acid sequence MKAWVPLLLTCGAFASAQARAHIDEPDIAADCQKVAGYAALGKSAYQQQDYAKAADIFRDQAAWSEFCGLSGQATATAYNNVALALMHAGELLKARAYLGLAPQDEKSQHNLKLLQQRLAQRPSSAGPGGVYWQYAGRGVWSEVVVKPQGPRWLIDFSGYSMPQMGLYYGPNMGDFSETLAIDHGRAVYRQHEPQEALACEVAMVFGNDSLDMHTRGDCGFGFNVRAEGRFVRVE; translated from the coding sequence ATGAAGGCTTGGGTTCCCCTGTTATTGACCTGCGGCGCGTTCGCCAGCGCCCAGGCCAGGGCGCATATTGATGAGCCGGATATTGCCGCCGACTGCCAAAAGGTGGCGGGCTACGCCGCGTTGGGAAAAAGCGCCTATCAGCAGCAAGATTATGCCAAAGCCGCCGATATCTTCCGCGATCAGGCGGCCTGGAGCGAGTTCTGCGGCCTCAGCGGCCAGGCTACCGCCACCGCCTACAACAACGTGGCGCTGGCGCTGATGCACGCCGGCGAACTGCTCAAGGCGCGGGCCTATCTCGGGCTGGCGCCGCAGGATGAAAAATCGCAGCATAACCTGAAGCTGCTGCAGCAACGCCTGGCGCAGCGGCCGTCGTCCGCCGGGCCGGGCGGGGTATACTGGCAATACGCCGGGCGCGGCGTGTGGAGCGAGGTGGTGGTGAAACCCCAGGGCCCACGCTGGCTGATTGATTTTTCCGGTTACTCCATGCCGCAGATGGGGCTGTATTACGGCCCGAACATGGGGGATTTCAGCGAGACGTTGGCTATCGACCACGGCAGAGCCGTTTACCGTCAACATGAGCCGCAAGAGGCGCTGGCCTGCGAGGTGGCGATGGTCTTCGGTAACGATTCACTGGATATGCATACCCGGGGAGACTGCGGTTTCGGCTTTAACGTGCGGGCGGAAGGGCGCTTCGTGCGGGTCGAATAA
- a CDS encoding MFS transporter, producing the protein MPVSLLALALSAFAIGTTEFVIMGLLPEVAGDLQVSIPSAGWLISGYALGVAIGAPIMALLTARLPRKNTLLLLMVIFIIGNIMCALGYSYDFLMLARIITALCHGAFFGIGAVVAANLVAPNRRASAVALMFTGLTLANVLGVPLGTALGQALGWRSTFWAVAAIGVLSLLALYAKLPSLKDEAPTDLKKELAALRGGGIWLSLLMTVAFAASMFTLFTYIAPLLTEVTGVSAHGVSWTLLLMGVGLTFGNIVGGRLADWRLALTLSCTFLTIALFAALFSWTSHALVPAELTLFLWAAAAFAAVPALQINVVTYGKKAPNLVSTLNIAAFNVGNAIGAWVGGVVIAQGLGLTSVPLAAAGIALLGLLLCLVTFSRAKRPVSA; encoded by the coding sequence ATGCCTGTTTCTCTGCTCGCACTGGCATTAAGTGCATTTGCCATCGGCACCACCGAATTCGTTATCATGGGGCTGTTGCCTGAGGTGGCGGGGGATTTGCAGGTGTCGATCCCTTCCGCCGGCTGGCTGATTAGCGGTTATGCGTTGGGCGTGGCGATCGGCGCGCCGATCATGGCGCTGCTGACCGCCAGGCTGCCGCGCAAGAATACGTTGCTGCTGCTGATGGTGATTTTTATTATCGGCAACATCATGTGCGCCCTGGGCTACAGCTATGACTTCCTGATGCTGGCGCGCATTATTACCGCGCTGTGCCACGGGGCCTTCTTCGGCATCGGCGCGGTGGTGGCGGCCAATCTGGTGGCGCCAAACCGCCGGGCCTCTGCGGTGGCGCTGATGTTCACCGGCCTCACGCTGGCCAACGTGCTGGGCGTGCCGCTCGGCACCGCGCTGGGCCAGGCGCTGGGCTGGCGCTCAACCTTCTGGGCGGTGGCGGCGATCGGCGTGCTGTCGCTGCTGGCGCTATACGCCAAGCTGCCTTCGCTGAAGGACGAAGCGCCGACCGATTTGAAAAAAGAGCTGGCGGCGCTGCGCGGCGGCGGCATCTGGCTGTCGTTGCTGATGACGGTAGCGTTCGCCGCCTCAATGTTTACGCTGTTTACCTATATAGCACCGCTGTTGACCGAAGTGACCGGGGTTTCGGCGCACGGCGTGAGCTGGACGCTGCTGCTGATGGGGGTTGGCCTGACCTTCGGCAATATCGTCGGCGGCCGCCTGGCGGACTGGCGGCTGGCGCTGACGCTCAGCTGCACCTTCCTGACGATCGCCCTGTTCGCCGCGCTGTTCAGCTGGACCAGCCACGCGCTGGTGCCGGCGGAGTTGACCCTGTTCCTGTGGGCCGCCGCCGCCTTCGCCGCGGTGCCGGCGCTGCAGATCAACGTGGTGACCTATGGCAAGAAAGCCCCGAACCTGGTGTCTACGCTGAACATTGCGGCGTTTAACGTCGGCAACGCCATCGGCGCCTGGGTCGGCGGCGTGGTGATTGCGCAAGGGCTGGGGCTGACCAGCGTGCCGCTGGCGGCTGCGGGCATCGCTCTGCTGGGCTTGCTGTTGTGCCTGGTGACCTTCAGCCGTGCCAAGCGGCCGGTCAGCGCCTGA
- a CDS encoding DsbA family protein, which yields MTGTTLHYIFDPLCGWCYGAAPLVKAAQTIPGLTVALHAGGMMTGNNRRQITDEWRNYVIPHDKRIAELTGQPFGEAYFNGLLRDTTAIMDSEPPITAILAAEKLSGRGLDMLHRIQRAHYQEGRRIADTPVLESLAKELGLPSAAFIAEMRFNSGAPTAQHIAESRAFLAKVQGQGFPTFALQDSDGHLRQIPAGNYLGNVAAWKELLSGAATWA from the coding sequence ATGACCGGAACCACTCTGCATTACATTTTCGATCCGCTGTGCGGCTGGTGCTACGGCGCAGCGCCGCTGGTGAAAGCCGCCCAAACCATCCCCGGCCTGACCGTCGCCCTGCACGCCGGCGGCATGATGACCGGCAACAACCGCCGTCAGATCACCGACGAATGGCGCAACTATGTGATCCCGCACGATAAACGTATTGCCGAGCTGACCGGCCAACCCTTTGGCGAAGCCTATTTCAACGGTCTGTTGCGCGACACCACGGCGATAATGGATTCCGAGCCGCCGATCACCGCCATTCTGGCGGCGGAAAAGCTGTCGGGACGCGGGTTGGACATGCTGCACCGCATTCAGCGGGCGCATTATCAGGAAGGCCGCCGCATTGCCGATACGCCGGTGCTGGAATCACTGGCCAAAGAGCTGGGCCTGCCCTCCGCCGCGTTTATCGCCGAAATGCGCTTCAACAGCGGCGCACCTACGGCGCAGCACATCGCGGAAAGCCGGGCGTTTCTCGCCAAGGTGCAGGGCCAGGGCTTCCCGACCTTTGCGCTGCAAGACAGCGACGGACACCTGCGCCAGATCCCGGCCGGCAACTATCTGGGCAACGTCGCCGCCTGGAAAGAGCTGCTGAGCGGCGCCGCGACCTGGGCATAA
- a CDS encoding multidrug ABC transporter permease/ATP-binding protein, with the protein MELLRVVSRQYRWPFLAVMALTMASAALGIGIIAFINLRLMAAAGNPLTVLPEFLGLLALLMAVTLGSQLALTALGHHFVFRLRGQLVKQIMDTDIQRVEQLGSASLLASLSSDIRNITIAFVRLPELVQGVILTLGSAIYLGWLSPKMLAVTAVWVAITIFGSGYLVARVYRHLTRVREAEERLYQHYESVIDGRKELALNRRRAQKLYQRSYLPDAEGYRYHIIRADTFHLSAVNWSNIMMLGAIGLVFYMANSLGWADTAVAATYSLTLLFLRTPLLQAVGAFPTLVSAEVAFNKVKALRLADYQPAFPVAVARPWQTLELRDVIFRYGATEQHPGFSVGPVNLTLRRGELVFLIGGNGSGKSTLAMLLTGLYQPASGQILLDGVAQEPADMHGYRRLFSAIFTDFHQFHHLLGAEGDAPDPELVALWLERLKMANKLEFDGDRVTNPQLSQGQRKRLALLLAVAEQRDILLLDEWAADQDPQFRRIFYRELLPQLRQLGKTVLAISHDDHYFEHADRLLEMRAGRLSELTGSERERASRDSIRQID; encoded by the coding sequence ATGGAGCTGCTACGGGTGGTTTCCCGCCAGTATCGCTGGCCGTTTTTGGCGGTGATGGCATTGACGATGGCCAGCGCCGCACTGGGCATTGGCATTATTGCCTTTATCAACCTGAGGTTGATGGCGGCAGCCGGCAATCCGCTCACCGTGTTGCCGGAGTTTCTGGGGCTGCTGGCGCTATTGATGGCGGTGACTCTGGGCTCACAGCTGGCGCTGACGGCGCTTGGCCACCACTTTGTTTTTCGGCTGCGCGGGCAACTGGTAAAACAAATTATGGATACCGATATCCAACGCGTTGAGCAACTGGGCAGCGCATCGCTGTTGGCGAGCCTTTCCAGCGATATTCGCAATATCACCATCGCCTTTGTGCGCCTGCCGGAGCTGGTTCAGGGGGTAATACTGACTCTGGGATCGGCGATTTATCTGGGATGGTTGTCTCCCAAAATGCTGGCGGTGACGGCCGTTTGGGTGGCGATAACGATTTTTGGCAGCGGGTACCTGGTGGCGCGGGTTTATCGTCATTTGACCCGCGTGCGTGAGGCTGAAGAGCGACTTTACCAACATTATGAGTCGGTTATCGATGGGCGCAAAGAGCTGGCGCTCAACCGCCGGCGAGCGCAAAAGTTGTATCAACGGTCTTATTTGCCCGATGCCGAAGGCTACCGCTACCATATTATTCGCGCCGACACTTTTCACCTCAGCGCAGTAAACTGGTCAAATATCATGATGTTGGGTGCTATCGGCCTGGTGTTCTATATGGCTAACAGCCTCGGATGGGCGGACACGGCGGTGGCCGCTACTTATTCACTGACGCTGTTGTTCCTGCGTACGCCGCTGCTGCAGGCTGTCGGGGCGTTCCCAACCTTGGTCAGCGCCGAGGTGGCGTTCAATAAGGTGAAAGCGTTGCGGCTTGCCGATTACCAACCGGCGTTTCCCGTGGCGGTCGCCAGGCCTTGGCAAACGCTGGAGCTGCGCGATGTCATTTTCCGCTATGGCGCAACCGAGCAGCACCCGGGGTTCTCCGTTGGGCCGGTTAACCTGACGTTGCGCCGGGGGGAGTTGGTGTTCCTGATTGGCGGCAACGGCAGTGGGAAGTCGACGCTGGCGATGCTGTTGACTGGCCTGTATCAGCCGGCCAGTGGGCAGATCCTGCTGGACGGCGTTGCGCAGGAGCCGGCGGATATGCACGGCTATCGCCGCCTGTTTTCCGCAATTTTTACCGATTTTCATCAGTTCCACCATCTGCTGGGCGCGGAAGGCGATGCGCCGGATCCTGAGCTGGTCGCCCTTTGGCTGGAGCGGCTTAAAATGGCAAACAAGCTGGAGTTTGATGGCGATCGGGTGACCAATCCGCAACTTTCACAGGGGCAGCGTAAGCGCCTGGCGCTGCTGCTGGCGGTGGCGGAACAGCGTGATATCTTGTTGTTGGATGAATGGGCTGCCGATCAGGATCCGCAATTTCGTCGCATTTTCTACCGTGAGTTATTGCCACAGCTGCGGCAATTGGGCAAAACGGTGCTGGCTATCAGCCACGACGATCACTATTTTGAACACGCCGATCGGCTACTGGAGATGCGCGCCGGCCGCCTGAGCGAGCTGACCGGCAGCGAGCGTGAACGGGCCAGCCGGGATTCCATTAGACAAATTGATTGA
- a CDS encoding helix-turn-helix transcriptional regulator has product MMVSCIFKENGWLQMARPLSAKGVSPRLAAAKKIIQELNMYSSFHQPLRIALMDSCPLTLDGLASFIGSLSTSGKIAVQETSMRRAADGVVYQQADVLIAELYGIDETPAQGREILLNLCIQQPALRAVVYTRSQNTEELGALLSQHNISIVARDDALPLVAEFFSRVLNGERVLSPQIGACLARSACGESTAMRELTRCESDVLASLFSGMSLRQIAELQRRSVKTISAHKCSAMRKLQVTNDSELFSLHGKITRQFSSGWHESSPRQE; this is encoded by the coding sequence ATGATGGTGAGCTGTATCTTCAAGGAAAATGGATGGCTGCAAATGGCCCGTCCTTTGTCCGCTAAAGGTGTTTCACCGCGCCTGGCAGCGGCAAAAAAGATAATACAGGAGCTGAATATGTATTCTTCATTTCATCAACCGCTACGTATTGCGTTAATGGACAGCTGCCCCTTAACGCTTGATGGATTGGCCAGTTTTATCGGATCCCTGTCCACTTCGGGCAAGATAGCCGTACAGGAAACCAGCATGAGGAGGGCGGCGGATGGCGTGGTGTATCAGCAAGCCGACGTGCTTATCGCCGAATTGTACGGTATCGATGAAACGCCTGCGCAGGGGCGGGAGATTTTGCTCAACTTGTGTATTCAACAACCGGCGCTCAGAGCCGTGGTTTACACCCGTAGCCAAAATACCGAAGAGCTGGGGGCATTATTGAGCCAGCACAATATCAGTATTGTTGCACGTGATGACGCACTGCCGCTGGTGGCGGAGTTCTTCAGCCGCGTATTGAACGGCGAGCGGGTGTTGAGCCCACAGATTGGCGCCTGTCTGGCGCGCTCTGCCTGCGGTGAATCCACCGCCATGCGTGAGCTGACTCGTTGCGAAAGCGATGTTCTGGCCTCCTTGTTTAGTGGGATGAGCCTGCGCCAGATTGCCGAATTGCAGCGCCGCAGCGTTAAAACCATCAGCGCGCACAAATGCAGCGCGATGCGTAAGCTGCAGGTGACAAATGACAGCGAGCTGTTTTCTTTGCATGGCAAAATTACCCGGCAGTTTTCCAGCGGGTGGCATGAATCTTCCCCGCGCCAGGAATAG
- a CDS encoding MBL fold metallo-hydrolase has translation MFKKSLLTLAFTGVATLSAYATAADTLTMEVYNPGEKSVFPVSSEIISGKHEVALIDAQFQRNDAEELVKKIKATGKKLTTVYISHSDPDFYFGLDVIKAAFPEAKIIASPGTIKDINATKDGKVAYWGPILKDNAPKAVVVPQPLQGDSFTIDGQKVEVKGLTGPTPDRTFVWIPALKAVVGGVAVAGDNIHPWVADNQTPASRAHWQQTLSDIKALQPKVVVPGHFLPGAAQTLESVSFTQKYLTTLEAELPKAKDSAALIAAMKKHYPTLKDESSLELSAKVLKGEMKWPQ, from the coding sequence ATGTTTAAGAAATCATTACTGACCCTGGCTTTCACCGGCGTTGCCACCCTCAGCGCTTACGCTACCGCGGCCGATACTCTGACCATGGAAGTGTATAACCCAGGCGAGAAAAGCGTGTTCCCGGTGTCTTCCGAAATCATCAGCGGCAAACACGAAGTGGCGCTGATCGACGCCCAGTTCCAGCGCAACGACGCCGAAGAGCTGGTGAAAAAGATCAAAGCGACCGGCAAGAAACTGACCACCGTTTACATCAGCCATTCAGATCCGGATTTCTACTTCGGCCTGGACGTGATTAAAGCCGCCTTCCCGGAAGCGAAAATCATCGCTTCACCGGGCACCATCAAAGACATCAACGCCACCAAAGACGGCAAAGTGGCTTACTGGGGCCCAATCCTGAAAGACAACGCGCCGAAAGCGGTGGTGGTGCCACAGCCACTGCAGGGCGACAGCTTCACCATCGACGGCCAGAAAGTGGAAGTGAAAGGCCTGACCGGCCCAACGCCAGACCGCACCTTCGTGTGGATCCCGGCGCTGAAAGCGGTGGTGGGCGGCGTAGCGGTAGCCGGTGACAACATTCATCCGTGGGTGGCCGATAACCAGACCCCGGCGTCCCGCGCGCACTGGCAGCAAACGCTGAGCGACATCAAGGCGCTGCAGCCTAAGGTCGTCGTGCCGGGCCACTTCCTGCCGGGCGCCGCCCAGACGCTGGAATCGGTCAGCTTTACGCAAAAATACCTGACCACGCTGGAAGCCGAACTGCCGAAGGCCAAGGACTCCGCCGCGCTGATCGCAGCGATGAAAAAGCACTACCCGACCCTCAAGGATGAGTCGAGCCTGGAACTGAGCGCGAAAGTGCTGAAAGGCGAGATGAAGTGGCCGCAATAA
- a CDS encoding LysR family transcriptional regulator, producing MDRITAAEVFITIVDRGSMIAAAETLEMSRAMVTRYLAQMEQWAGARLLHRTTRKLSLTDAGERTLERCRQMLALAGEIDLVEGEQSDELRGLLRITCSQSLGQTALVGAVTQYLKLHPQVAVDLQMNNRAVNLVEERIDLALRITNELDPNLIARPLSTCASVVCASPAYLAAHGTPRHPQDLALHNCLTYSYFGKSLWHFDAQGVKSAVAVSGNLSANESVVLMAGTVQGAGISMQPYYSAAPLLASGELIELLPDYRPQAMGIYGIYTSRRQMPATLRTMLDFLVEWFANNPGWRATLR from the coding sequence ATGGATCGCATTACCGCAGCTGAGGTTTTTATCACCATCGTGGATCGCGGCAGCATGATTGCCGCGGCGGAAACGCTGGAGATGTCGCGTGCGATGGTGACCCGCTACCTGGCGCAGATGGAGCAATGGGCCGGCGCGCGTTTATTGCACCGCACTACCCGTAAGCTTAGTCTGACCGACGCCGGAGAGCGCACGCTTGAGCGTTGCCGGCAAATGCTGGCGTTGGCGGGCGAGATAGATCTGGTGGAGGGCGAACAGAGCGATGAACTGCGCGGCTTGCTGCGCATCACCTGTTCGCAGTCGCTGGGCCAGACGGCATTGGTCGGGGCGGTCACCCAATATCTGAAGCTGCACCCGCAGGTGGCGGTCGATTTGCAGATGAATAACCGGGCGGTAAACCTGGTGGAAGAACGCATCGATCTGGCGTTGCGCATCACCAATGAGCTGGATCCGAATCTGATCGCCCGGCCGTTGTCCACCTGCGCCTCGGTGGTGTGCGCCTCTCCGGCGTACCTGGCGGCGCACGGCACTCCGCGCCATCCGCAGGATCTGGCGCTGCACAACTGCCTGACCTATTCCTATTTCGGCAAGAGCCTGTGGCATTTTGACGCCCAGGGCGTTAAGTCGGCGGTGGCGGTCAGCGGCAACCTGAGCGCCAATGAGTCGGTGGTGCTGATGGCCGGAACCGTGCAGGGGGCGGGCATTTCCATGCAGCCTTACTACTCTGCCGCCCCGTTGTTGGCCAGCGGCGAGCTGATCGAGCTGCTGCCGGATTATCGGCCGCAGGCGATGGGCATTTACGGCATCTATACCTCGCGCCGCCAGATGCCGGCCACGCTGCGCACCATGCTGGATTTTCTGGTGGAGTGGTTTGCCAACAACCCGGGCTGGCGCGCGACGCTGCGCTGA
- a CDS encoding CynX/NimT family MFS transporter translates to MPQSTFPPIPAAPKRSRLRHPLLLIAGIMLVAANLRAALTSVGPLLEQIQQQLTLSATAAGLLNSLPLILFAVLSPLTPGLAKRLGIERTLGLALALLAIGIMLRSLPQNLMLWLGTALIGAAIAFANVVLPTLVKRDYPHRAAAMIAAYAAVMSLVAATASGLAVPLATLNDLGWRFSLLCWSLPALLALLVWLPQLRQPAPPATSAAHAPQQAQLRSPWGSALGWQVAMFMGLQSIAFYTIIGWFSAFAASHGTSPQQAGFELFIYQVVAIVANFVMVFILPRARDQRAIALCSSLLIFIGVGGLLLLPDNSLIWLIFAGLGAGSSLVLALSLFGLRSQHHHQATQLSGMAQSVGYLLAALGPTLFGLLHDLTQGWRLPLIVLLCLTLLQMLFGALAGRNRVIR, encoded by the coding sequence ATGCCCCAATCCACTTTTCCCCCTATTCCCGCGGCGCCAAAACGCAGCCGTTTACGCCACCCTTTGCTGTTGATCGCCGGCATTATGTTGGTGGCCGCCAACCTGCGGGCCGCGCTGACCAGCGTTGGCCCGCTGCTGGAACAGATTCAGCAGCAGCTGACGCTGTCCGCAACCGCCGCCGGCCTGCTCAATTCACTGCCGCTGATCCTGTTTGCGGTGCTCTCGCCGCTGACCCCGGGGCTGGCAAAACGCCTGGGCATCGAACGCACGCTCGGCCTCGCGCTGGCGCTGCTGGCGATCGGCATCATGCTGCGCTCTCTGCCGCAAAACCTCATGCTGTGGCTGGGCACCGCGCTCATCGGTGCGGCCATCGCCTTCGCCAACGTGGTATTGCCCACCCTGGTGAAACGGGACTACCCGCACCGGGCGGCCGCCATGATCGCCGCCTATGCCGCCGTGATGTCGCTGGTGGCCGCCACCGCCTCCGGCCTGGCGGTGCCGCTGGCGACGCTGAACGATCTTGGCTGGCGTTTTTCACTGCTGTGCTGGAGCCTGCCCGCCTTGTTGGCGCTGCTGGTTTGGTTGCCGCAGCTGCGCCAGCCGGCGCCCCCCGCCACCAGCGCCGCTCACGCCCCCCAACAGGCGCAATTACGCTCCCCCTGGGGCAGCGCCCTGGGTTGGCAGGTGGCGATGTTTATGGGGCTGCAATCGATCGCCTTCTACACCATTATCGGCTGGTTCAGCGCCTTTGCCGCCAGCCATGGCACCTCACCGCAGCAGGCGGGTTTTGAGCTGTTTATTTATCAGGTGGTGGCTATCGTCGCCAACTTTGTGATGGTGTTTATTCTGCCGCGCGCGCGCGACCAACGCGCTATCGCGCTGTGCAGCTCGCTGCTGATTTTTATCGGGGTCGGGGGATTATTGCTGCTGCCGGACAATTCGCTGATCTGGCTGATTTTTGCCGGCCTGGGCGCAGGCAGCTCGCTGGTGCTCGCGCTGTCGTTATTTGGCCTGCGCAGCCAACATCACCATCAGGCCACTCAGCTTTCGGGCATGGCGCAGTCGGTAGGTTACCTGCTGGCGGCTCTGGGCCCGACGTTGTTCGGCCTGCTGCACGACCTTACCCAGGGTTGGCGTTTGCCGCTGATCGTACTCCTGTGCCTGACGCTGCTGCAAATGCTGTTCGGCGCCCTCGCCGGGCGCAACCGCGTTATTCGTTAA
- a CDS encoding tyrosine-type DNA invertase, whose protein sequence is MKKRKFLSQVEIEQLISAVHEGKNSIRDRCLLLMCFIHGLRVSELRSLRLQDIDLATNRIHISRLKNGFSVQHPIQPRERHALLKWLAQRSGYLEADSQWLFLSRHGGKISRQQLYRLMRMYGEKAGISVQVHPHMLRHSCGYALADHGVDTRLIQDYLGHKNIQNTVIYTATNVERFRSINI, encoded by the coding sequence ATGAAGAAAAGGAAATTCCTCAGCCAGGTTGAAATTGAACAACTCATCTCAGCAGTCCATGAGGGTAAAAACAGCATCCGGGATCGCTGCCTGTTGTTGATGTGTTTTATTCATGGTTTACGCGTCAGCGAACTGCGCTCATTACGCCTGCAAGATATTGATCTGGCCACCAACCGGATACATATATCTCGATTGAAAAATGGCTTTTCCGTTCAACACCCTATACAACCCAGGGAGCGTCACGCTCTGTTGAAGTGGCTTGCCCAGCGTTCCGGTTATCTTGAGGCGGACAGCCAGTGGTTATTTTTATCTCGCCACGGCGGGAAAATATCGCGGCAACAGCTGTACCGATTGATGAGAATGTACGGAGAGAAGGCTGGTATTAGCGTGCAGGTTCATCCCCACATGTTGCGTCACTCTTGTGGTTATGCTCTGGCCGATCACGGGGTTGATACGCGTTTGATTCAAGACTACCTGGGACATAAAAATATCCAGAACACCGTCATATATACTGCGACTAACGTAGAACGTTTTCGCAGCATAAATATTTAG
- a CDS encoding ABC transporter ATP-binding protein/permease produces the protein MNATPVQKHAVWQLIKPFWVSEEKWRAWTMLIAIIVLSLGLVYISVLINQWNQVFYDALQNKNYPVFKAQLWRFTYLALIFIVLAVYKVYLTQGLQMHWRRWMTEKFMGKWLAHQAYYHTEQQQIVDNPDQRIAEDLNVLTQYTLSLSLGLLSSLVTLFSFVDILWHVSGPMTFAIGQHSVTLPGYMLWFALLYAVLGSLLIWWVGKPLVMLGFNQERYEANFRFGLIRIRENNDAIALYHGEPREAQQLGGRFEAIRANWWSIMRITRRLNIASNFYSQFAIVFPMLVAAPRYFSGAIQMGGLMQISSAFGQVQGALSWFIDAFNDLATWKACVNRLAGFNAAVDQVHHQPRGIQLQPDSARPLTLDNLSLQLPDGQPLLAAASMQLQRGDRLLIVGPSGCGKSTLLRAIAGIWPYGSGAIGLDDGATAMFLPQRSYIPIGTLREALSYPHLAAEYRDEQLLKVLENCRLKHLQPWLDTSANWSHRLSPGEQQRLAFARALLTRPDILFLDEATSALDDDTEQLMYCLLVDELPQVTLISVAHRNSVAKYHRTCWRFSRSEDQPARLALSPLPSLA, from the coding sequence ATGAACGCAACCCCTGTGCAAAAACACGCCGTCTGGCAATTGATCAAGCCCTTCTGGGTCTCGGAAGAAAAATGGCGCGCCTGGACGATGCTGATTGCCATCATCGTTCTGTCGCTCGGCCTGGTATACATCAGCGTGCTGATCAACCAGTGGAATCAGGTGTTCTACGACGCGCTGCAGAACAAAAATTACCCGGTATTCAAAGCGCAGCTGTGGCGTTTTACCTATCTGGCGTTGATTTTCATCGTGCTGGCGGTCTACAAGGTCTACCTGACACAAGGGCTGCAGATGCACTGGCGGCGCTGGATGACGGAAAAATTTATGGGCAAATGGCTGGCGCATCAGGCCTATTACCATACCGAGCAGCAGCAGATCGTCGATAACCCCGATCAGCGTATCGCCGAAGATCTCAACGTGCTGACGCAGTATACGCTGTCGTTGTCGCTCGGCCTGCTGTCCAGCCTGGTAACGCTGTTTTCCTTCGTCGACATCTTATGGCACGTCAGCGGGCCCATGACCTTCGCCATCGGCCAACACAGCGTGACTTTACCCGGTTATATGCTGTGGTTCGCTCTGCTGTATGCCGTGCTCGGCTCGCTGCTGATCTGGTGGGTCGGCAAACCTCTGGTCATGCTGGGGTTCAATCAGGAGCGCTATGAGGCGAACTTCCGTTTCGGCCTGATCCGCATCCGAGAAAATAACGACGCCATCGCGCTGTACCACGGCGAACCGCGCGAAGCGCAGCAGCTGGGCGGCCGCTTTGAGGCCATTCGCGCCAACTGGTGGTCAATCATGCGCATCACCCGGCGACTGAACATCGCGAGCAACTTCTACAGCCAGTTCGCCATCGTCTTCCCGATGCTGGTGGCGGCGCCGCGCTACTTTTCCGGCGCTATCCAGATGGGCGGCCTGATGCAAATTTCCTCGGCCTTTGGCCAGGTGCAGGGCGCCCTGTCGTGGTTTATCGACGCCTTCAACGATTTGGCGACCTGGAAAGCCTGCGTGAACCGTTTAGCGGGGTTCAACGCCGCCGTCGATCAGGTGCACCATCAGCCGCGCGGCATTCAGCTGCAGCCGGACAGCGCGCGGCCGTTGACGCTGGATAACCTCAGCCTGCAGTTGCCCGACGGTCAACCCTTGCTGGCCGCCGCCAGCATGCAGCTGCAGCGCGGCGATCGCCTGCTGATCGTCGGCCCGTCGGGCTGCGGCAAATCGACGCTGCTGCGCGCGATTGCCGGCATCTGGCCCTACGGCTCCGGGGCCATCGGGCTGGACGACGGCGCGACCGCGATGTTCCTGCCGCAACGCAGCTATATTCCGATCGGCACGCTGCGCGAGGCGCTGAGCTATCCGCACCTGGCGGCGGAATACCGCGATGAACAGCTGCTGAAAGTGCTGGAAAACTGTCGCCTGAAGCATTTGCAGCCCTGGCTGGACACCAGCGCCAACTGGAGCCACCGCCTGTCTCCGGGTGAACAACAGCGGTTGGCGTTTGCCCGCGCGCTGCTGACCCGGCCGGATATCCTGTTCCTCGACGAAGCCACCAGCGCGCTGGACGATGACACCGAGCAGTTGATGTACTGCCTGCTGGTTGATGAACTGCCGCAGGTCACGCTGATCAGCGTGGCGCACCGCAACAGCGTGGCGAAGTATCACCGCACCTGCTGGCGTTTCAGCCGCAGCGAGGATCAGCCGGCACGCCTGGCGTTAAGCCCGCTGCCCTCTCTGGCATAA